The Candidatus Thermokryptus mobilis genomic interval TATGATTACAGGACCTTTAGCCTTGGTTTTAGAGAACCTTGGTTTAAAGATACACCGACTTCAATTGGATTTAACATTGTTGATACAAGGTATGCTTTTACTTATGACCTAAGACAAACAGGGGGGTCGGTAAATTTAGGTAGAAGATTGAGATGGCCAGATGATTATTTCAGGGTGGATTATATGTTTAGATTTCAACTTTATAATGTTAGTGGAACAGGTGGATATTATAGGGAGGGCAAGTGGAGTCAGTTTAGTTTTACGCAAGTTATCTCAAGAAACAGCATAGACAATCCAATTTTCCCGACCATTGGTTCAAACTTTTCTCTCTCAACTGAGATTTCAGGTGGTCCGATACTTCCTGGTAATACTGATTATTTCAAAATTTATTTGAGTTCGGAGTGGTTTAGTAGGGTTTTTAATTGGAGCAAGCTTGTCTGGTATAATTCATTTGATTGGGGTTATGTGGATGGTTTTTATCGTGGTGCATTTATTCCGCCTATTGAGATGTTTTCAATGGGTGGGACTGGACTTGGTTATATAGCTGTTATACCTTTGCGAGGATATGAAGATATGTCAATTGGGACAACACCAAGTCGTGTGCCTGAGGGGAAAATTTTAATGAAATACACAACTGAGTTAAGATTTGGTGTCACTATGAATCCAATGCCAATTTACTTGCTTCTGTTTGCTGAAGCGGGAAACGCTTGGGCTAGGACAAGACAGGTTAATCTATTTGATTTGAAAAGGTCAATTGGTTTTGGTGTTCGTTTGCATATGCAGCCGATCGGATTGATTGGATTTGATTACGGTTATGGCTTTGATGATGTATTTCCTAAAGATGGAAAGCCGGATGGGTGGCACTTTCATTTCCAATTTGGGAGAGGTTTTTAATTCAAAAACTAAACTATGGAGAAATGATGAGGAAAAACTTTTTCGTCTTAGCATTAATTTTATTTTTCACTTCCGCTGTATTTGCTCAACAAGCAACGATAAGAATTGGTTATGTTGATTCCGGAGTTATACTCCAGCAACTTCCAGAAGCGCAGAAAATACAGAGGGAACTTGATAACCTTTTGCAGAAATATCAAAGTGAACTTGACAAGATGGTCAAGACATACCAGAGCAAACTTGATGAGTATCAGAAGAAAGAGGCGATGTTGAATCCGCAAGCAAAGGAAAGTATGCAGAGGGAAATAATGGAACTTGAACAGAAAATTTTTGAATACAGGAATCAAAAGCTCGGACCTCAAGGTGAGTTTGAACAGGAAAGAGAAAAGCGTCTTAAACCCTTAAGGGATAAGATAATTGATGCCATTGAGGAAGTTGCAAGGGAAGAGAAGTTAAATTTCGTTTTTGACAAGGCGGGGGATGTGATATTGCTTTACGCTGATAAGCAGTTTGATATAACTTTCAAAGTACTTGACAAATTAACAAGAGGGAGTAAATCTAAATGAAAAGATTTCTTCTGTTATTTGTTCTTGTGCTTTCATTGCCTTTATTTTCACAGGTGAAGGTGGGTTATGTTGATTCAGAAACGATAATGAAACAGCTTCCCGAGGCTCAGGAGGCGCAAAGGAAAATTGATGCACTTGTTCAACAATGGCAAGATGAACTCCAAAGGATGAAAGACGAATGGAAATCAAAATATGACGAGTATGAGAGGAGAAAACTTATATTGACGGATGAAGCGAGAGCGCAAATGGAAAGGGAACTTTCCGAGCTTGACAGAAAAATAGCCGAGTTTCAAATGCAAAAATTCGGTCCGGATGGTGAACTTTACCGGAAACAAGATGAGTTGATTAAACCGGTGCAGAGTAAAATTTTCAACGCAATAAAAGAAGTCGCACTTGAAGAGGGTTTTGATTTCGTTTTTGATAAAAGTGGAGAGATTTTGCTTTTGTACGCAAACGAAAAATATGACCTTACACAGAAAGTCCTAAATAAACTTTTGCAATTGCGATGAAATTGAAGGAAATCGCAAGTTATTTAAACTGTGAAATTGTGGGTGACGCTGATGTTGAAATTAATAAAGTTTCAGAAATTCAAAATGCCAGTAAAGGTGATATTACTTTCATAGCTAATCCCAAATATGAAAAGTTTTTTGAGACGACGAAAGCTTCGGCGGTTATAGTTGCGAAAAATTTTCAAAGGAGAAGGGATGATTTATCTTTGCTCCTCGTGGATGATCCGTATTATGCATTTGTGAAGGTGTTAAAAATTTTGAATCCGCCGTTGGAACTGCTTCCTCCTGGGATACATCAAACAGCGGTGGTTTCAAAAACGGCTGTTTTAGGTAAAAATGTTCGTATAGGTGCAAATGTCGTAATCGGTGAAAGGGTTAAAATCGGGGATAATTCAGTTATAATGCACGGGGTCGTCATCGGTGATGATGTTGAAATTGGTGGTGATGTCTTGATCTATCCAAATGTTACGGTTTATCATAAATGCAAAATTGGCAATCGTGTTATAATTCACTCTGGAACCGTGATTGGAAGTGATGGTTTTGGATTTGCCCCCAGACCTGACGGGACATATGAGAAAATCCCTCAGGTTGGTATAGTCGTGATTGAAGATGATGTTGAAATTGGTTCAAATTGTTCAATTGATCGTGCTACGCTTGGAGAGACGATTATAAAGCGAGGTGCTAAACTTGACAATTTAATTCAGATAGCTCACAATGTCGTAATAGGAGAGAATACAGTTATTGCTGCTCAGACGGGTATTGCTGGTAGCACAAGGATTGGAAAAAATTGTGTACTTGCCGGTCAAGTTGGCATTGTGGGTCATATAGAGATTGCTGACAGGACGACGATAGCAGCTCAATCAGGTGTTTCAAAATCAATAACCGAACCTGGAAAAGTTTATTTCGGATACCCAGCGCGTGAACATTCGCTTGCTTTAAGGATTGAGGGAGCGATAAGGCAGCTTCCGGAATTAATAAAGGAGTTTCGTGAATTAAAAACTAAAATTGAAAAATTAGTTTTGGGAGGTTGAAGATGTTAGTTCAGCAACAGACGATAAAAAAGCCGGTTTCTTTATCCGGGGTTGGTTTACACACAGGACAAAGGTGCACTATAACTTTTAAACCCGCACCGTCAAATTTTGGGATAAGGTTTAAAAGAATTGATCTCGGCGGTTCACCTGAAATTCCAGCACTTGTTGAATATGTGGTTGATGTCAGTCGTGGGACTACGCTTGGAATAGGTGAAGTTAGGGTCCACACCGTTGAGCATGTCCTTGCTGCTATAGCGGGGCTTCAAATTGATAATATATTGATTGAGCTTGATTCAATTGAGCCACCTGTTGGTGATGGCAGTGCGAAACCTTTTGTTGATGCTTTGCTTGAAGCTGGAATTGAAAAACAAGACGAGCCCAAAGATTATCTTATAATTGATCAAGCGATTCTTTATTCGGATGAAAGCAAAGGGGTTGACATCGCTGCTTTGCCATTGGATGATTTCAGGATAACGATTATGATTGATTATAAAAATCCAGCGCTTGGAAGCCAACACACCGGTTTATTTTCGCTTGAGAAAGAATTTGTCACAGAGTTTGCCCCGGCAAGGACATTTTGTTTCCTACACGAAGTTGAAATGCTTTACGAGCAGGGATTAATACGCGGTGGGAATCTTGATAATGCAATTGTGATTGTTGACAGGGAATTGTCGCGGGAGGAGATAGATAGATTGAGCAGGAAGTTTGGTTTAAATGAAGTTGTTTTTCTTGGTAGCAATGGTATTTTGAATAACAAACCACTTCGCTTTAAGAACGAGCCAGCAAGACATAAGCTTCTTGATTTACTTGGCGACCTTGCTCTTGTCGGGGCGCCGATGAGGGCTCAAATCCTTGCAGCAAGACCCGGGCATGCAAGCAATATTGAATTTGTGAGGAAGATAAGAAAACTTTATCTCCAGAAGAAGCTTGTAAAGAAGTATCAATTTGAGAAAAAGGAAGGGATTGTATTTGACATAAACGCAATTCAAAGAATTTTGCCACATAGGTATCCTTTTCTTTTCGTTGATAAAATAGTTGACTTTAAGATGGGTGAAAAGATAATCGGGGTGAAAAATGTCACGGGGAATGAATTTTTCTTTCAAGGACATTTCCCAGGGCATCCGATAATGCCTGGTGTTTTGATAATTGAAGGAATGGCTCAAACGGGCGGAATTTTGCTTTTGAATGGAGAGGAATCAATGGAAAATAGATATGTTTATTTCATGGCTATAAAAAATGCAAAGTTTAGGCGACCTGTTTTCCCTGGTGATACCTTGATATATGAAGTGGAGATGGTTGAAAGAAGAAGTAAGTATTGCACGATGTATGGTCGTGCCTATGTAGACAGCAAGCTTGTCGCAGAAGCTGAGATGATGGCTGCTATTGTTACAAAACCAGAATTTACATCAAATGAACAAACGATTGAAAAGGATTCATGAGCACATTTATTGATCCGAGGGCGGTTGTAAGCCCTTACGCAAAAATCGGGGAGAATGTAAAAATTGGTCCTTTCACAGTGATTGAAGACGATGTTATTATCGGGGATGGGACGGAAATAGGTTCAAATGTTTTTATAGGTAACGGGACGAGGATAGGGAAAAATTGCAAGATTTTTCATGGTGCATCCGTCGGTTCAATACCTCAGGACTTGAAGTTTAAGGGTGAAGATACAACGCTTGAGATAGGTGACAACACAATTATTCGTGAGTTTTGCACACTTAACAGAGGGACAGCACACTCTGGAAAGACAGTTATAGGAAGTAATTGCCTATTGATGGCTTATGTCCATGTGGCGCACGATTGCGTTATAGGGAACAATGTCATAATGGCTAATGCTGTAAACCTCGCAGGTCATGTAACGGTTGAAGATTATGTTATAATCGGTGGGCTTGTCCCGGTGCATCAATTCGTTCGGATTGGTCAACATTCAATAGTTGGAGGCGGATGGAGGGTCCCCAAAGATGTCCCACCTTATATAATGGCTGCGAGAGAACCGTTGAGATTTGAAGGGCTTAACATTGTCGGATTGAAAAGGAGAAATTTCCCAAAGGAGACAATTGAAAGGATTGAAAATGCTTATAGGGTAATTTATCAATCAAATCTCAATGTCTCACAAGCTTTGAAGAAGTTGAAAGATGAATTTGAACCAACACCTGAGATTCAAAACATCATTAATTTCATTGAGACAAGTCAGCGTGGAATTATAAGAGGACCTTATGACTGAAAAGTGGCTTTTTTTAAACACTGGCTTTAAGCCTGGAGATTTCAATATGAAATTTGACGAGTTTTTGGTTGATTTATTTTCAAAGGGGGAGATTCCACCTGTGTTAAGAGTTTACGGTTGGAAGCCGTATGCGATTTCAATCGGATATAATCAAAACATTGAAATTTTTGACATTGAAAAGATAAAAAGTTTTGGCTTTGACATAGTCCGAAGACCGACTGGGGGGAGGGCGATACTTCACGCCGAGGAATTAACATATTCCGTTGTGATGAACTCAAAAGGGAAAAGCGTGATTGAAATTTATAACCTTATAAGTGAAGCAATAGTTTCGGGGTTAAATCTCCTCGGTGTGGAAGTTGAACTTGAAATCTCAATGCCTGACTT includes:
- the lpxA gene encoding acyl-ACP--UDP-N-acetylglucosamine O-acyltransferase — translated: MSTFIDPRAVVSPYAKIGENVKIGPFTVIEDDVIIGDGTEIGSNVFIGNGTRIGKNCKIFHGASVGSIPQDLKFKGEDTTLEIGDNTIIREFCTLNRGTAHSGKTVIGSNCLLMAYVHVAHDCVIGNNVIMANAVNLAGHVTVEDYVIIGGLVPVHQFVRIGQHSIVGGGWRVPKDVPPYIMAAREPLRFEGLNIVGLKRRNFPKETIERIENAYRVIYQSNLNVSQALKKLKDEFEPTPEIQNIINFIETSQRGIIRGPYD
- a CDS encoding bifunctional UDP-3-O-[3-hydroxymyristoyl] N-acetylglucosamine deacetylase/3-hydroxyacyl-ACP dehydratase, with protein sequence MLVQQQTIKKPVSLSGVGLHTGQRCTITFKPAPSNFGIRFKRIDLGGSPEIPALVEYVVDVSRGTTLGIGEVRVHTVEHVLAAIAGLQIDNILIELDSIEPPVGDGSAKPFVDALLEAGIEKQDEPKDYLIIDQAILYSDESKGVDIAALPLDDFRITIMIDYKNPALGSQHTGLFSLEKEFVTEFAPARTFCFLHEVEMLYEQGLIRGGNLDNAIVIVDRELSREEIDRLSRKFGLNEVVFLGSNGILNNKPLRFKNEPARHKLLDLLGDLALVGAPMRAQILAARPGHASNIEFVRKIRKLYLQKKLVKKYQFEKKEGIVFDINAIQRILPHRYPFLFVDKIVDFKMGEKIIGVKNVTGNEFFFQGHFPGHPIMPGVLIIEGMAQTGGILLLNGEESMENRYVYFMAIKNAKFRRPVFPGDTLIYEVEMVERRSKYCTMYGRAYVDSKLVAEAEMMAAIVTKPEFTSNEQTIEKDS
- a CDS encoding OmpH family outer membrane protein, which produces MRKNFFVLALILFFTSAVFAQQATIRIGYVDSGVILQQLPEAQKIQRELDNLLQKYQSELDKMVKTYQSKLDEYQKKEAMLNPQAKESMQREIMELEQKIFEYRNQKLGPQGEFEQEREKRLKPLRDKIIDAIEEVAREEKLNFVFDKAGDVILLYADKQFDITFKVLDKLTRGSKSK
- the lpxD gene encoding UDP-3-O-(3-hydroxymyristoyl)glucosamine N-acyltransferase; the encoded protein is MKLKEIASYLNCEIVGDADVEINKVSEIQNASKGDITFIANPKYEKFFETTKASAVIVAKNFQRRRDDLSLLLVDDPYYAFVKVLKILNPPLELLPPGIHQTAVVSKTAVLGKNVRIGANVVIGERVKIGDNSVIMHGVVIGDDVEIGGDVLIYPNVTVYHKCKIGNRVIIHSGTVIGSDGFGFAPRPDGTYEKIPQVGIVVIEDDVEIGSNCSIDRATLGETIIKRGAKLDNLIQIAHNVVIGENTVIAAQTGIAGSTRIGKNCVLAGQVGIVGHIEIADRTTIAAQSGVSKSITEPGKVYFGYPAREHSLALRIEGAIRQLPELIKEFRELKTKIEKLVLGG
- a CDS encoding OmpH family outer membrane protein — protein: MKRFLLLFVLVLSLPLFSQVKVGYVDSETIMKQLPEAQEAQRKIDALVQQWQDELQRMKDEWKSKYDEYERRKLILTDEARAQMERELSELDRKIAEFQMQKFGPDGELYRKQDELIKPVQSKIFNAIKEVALEEGFDFVFDKSGEILLLYANEKYDLTQKVLNKLLQLR